The sequence AGCGCAGCTGGTCGACGTAGACGGCGGCCAGCATGTCGGCGACGCCGAGGGCCTGACCCACGTAGCCCTGCCCCTGCACCTCGCCCATGTCGAGGATGTGGTGCCGCATCCGGTACGCCGCGGCGCGTACCCGCTCGGCCCGGGTCGGAAGATCCAACCGGTCGAGCTGCGGTTCAATGATCGTGGTCACGTGATTCCCGTTCTCTCGTCAGGCAAGTGCGGGCTCGGTCGGGCGCGACGTGCTCTGCTCCTCGCCGACCAGGGCGGGGGCGGTCTCCCGGGTGAAGGCGGCGGTGGCCGTCGAGACGACGCCGAGCAGGGTGAACAGCACGGCGGGGCCCATCCAGCCGATCCAGCCGTACAGGGCGGTCGCCGCGAAGGGCAGCAGGCCGGCGACCAGGGATGCCCCGTTGTAGCCCAGGGAGATGCCGGAGGAGCGCACGTCGCGCGGGAACTGCTCGGAGAACCAGGACGACTCGACCGCGAAGATCGGGTCGTGGCTGAGCAGCAGCCCCAGGGCGACCGCCACCACCACCATGATGACCGCGCCGGTGTTGATCATCAGGAACATCGGTACGCCGAAGGCGATGGTGAACACCGAGCCGATGAGGAAGACCCGCTTGCGGCCGATCCGGTCGGAGAGGGCACCGAAGGCCAGGTGGCTCCCGAGGCCGAGCGCGGAGCCGACCATGGTGCCGATCAGCACGTTCTCCTTGCTGGTCAGCTCGGCGAGCACCACGTACGAGAGCATGAAGCTGGTGGTGACGTAGTAGCCGCCGGTCTCGGCGAGCCGCAGCGCCATGATCCGCAGGATGACCCGCCAGTCACGCCGCATGACCTCCAGCGCCGGCGCCTTGCGGATCTCGTTCTTGGCCTTCATCTCGGTGAACTCGGGCGACTCGGCGACCCGCAACCGGATGAACAGGCCGACCGCGACCATCACGATGGAGAACAGGAACGGCATCCGCCAGACCCAGTCGCCGGTGAACAGCGCCGCGCTGAGCAGGAAGGCGCCGTTGGCGAGCAGCAGGCCGGCGGGGATCCCGATCTGCGGCACCGCGCCGAAGAAGCCGCGACGACGCGCGGGTGCGTGCTCGACGGCCATCAGCACCGCGCCGCCCCACTCGGCGCCGAAGCCGATGCCCTGCAGGATGCGCAGCAGGATCAGCAGGATCGGCGCGATGATTCCGGCCTGGTTGTACGTCGGCAGCACGCCGACCAGGACGGTGGCGACGCCCATCAGGATCAGCGACCACATCAGCACGGTCTTGCGACCGAGCCGGTCACCGTAGTGGCCGGCGAGGTAGCCGCCGAGGGGGCGGAAGAGGAAACCGATGGCCAGGGTGGCGAACGACGCCAGGACGCCGACCAGCTTCTCCTCGGTGTGGAAGAACACCGTGCCGAAGTAGGCGGCGGCGGCCGTGCCGTAGATGAAGAAGTCGTAGCTCTCGACGGCCGTGCCGATCATCGAGGCGAACGAGACCTTCGCCGGGCTGTCGTGGCGGGCGGCCACGGGGGATGCAGCAGTCATCTCCTGCTCCTTGCTACGCGGGGGCGCGAGAGGGGGATTCAGTAGGTTTCGATGACGCGAGAGTCGTCCCGCGTCGCCAGGCCGGCCTCGGCCGCCTGCTCGTAACGGGCACGGGCGATGTCGAGCAGGGGGGTCTGCGCGTCGGCCGCCCGGGCCGCGGCGGCCACCAGGCCGCTGTCCTTGACAAAGATGTTGATCGTGCTGGTGACCTCGACGTCGGTGCCCTGCAGCATGCGGGGCCCGCGGTCGGAGAGCATCCAGGAGCCGGCAGCGCCCTGCTCCACGAGCGAGAGCACCTTCCGCCGGTCGAGTCCGAGCTTGCCGGCGAGGGCC comes from Micromonospora viridifaciens and encodes:
- a CDS encoding MFS transporter, with translation MTAASPVAARHDSPAKVSFASMIGTAVESYDFFIYGTAAAAYFGTVFFHTEEKLVGVLASFATLAIGFLFRPLGGYLAGHYGDRLGRKTVLMWSLILMGVATVLVGVLPTYNQAGIIAPILLILLRILQGIGFGAEWGGAVLMAVEHAPARRRGFFGAVPQIGIPAGLLLANGAFLLSAALFTGDWVWRMPFLFSIVMVAVGLFIRLRVAESPEFTEMKAKNEIRKAPALEVMRRDWRVILRIMALRLAETGGYYVTTSFMLSYVVLAELTSKENVLIGTMVGSALGLGSHLAFGALSDRIGRKRVFLIGSVFTIAFGVPMFLMINTGAVIMVVVAVALGLLLSHDPIFAVESSWFSEQFPRDVRSSGISLGYNGASLVAGLLPFAATALYGWIGWMGPAVLFTLLGVVSTATAAFTRETAPALVGEEQSTSRPTEPALA